The following DNA comes from Mesorhizobium sp. B2-1-8.
CGATGTCGAACTCGATCTCGGCCAACTGGACGTCGACCGGCAGGTCGATCAGCACCGGACCCGGCCGCGACGACCGCATCAGATGGAACGCCTTCTGCAGCGCCATCGGCACCAGATAGGGCTCCATGACCGTCACCGCCCATTTGGCGACGGGCGCAGCGATGGCGGCGATGTCGACGGCCTGGAAATCCTCCTTGTTGAGGCGCGCACGCGGCGCCTGGCCGGTGATGCACAGGATCGGGATGGAATCGGCCGCGGCCGAATAGAGCCCGGTGATCATGTCGGTGCCGGCCGGCCCCGAAGTGCCGATGCAGAGACCGATATTGCCTGATTTCGCGCGGGTATAGCCTTCCGCCATATGCGAGGCGCCCTCGACGTGGCGGGCAAGGACATGGCGGATGGTGCCCCTCGCCTTCATCGCCGAATACAGGGGATTGATCGCCGCGCCCGGCACGCCGAAGGCGCAGGAAATGCCTTCCTTTTCGAGAACGAGAACAGCGGCATCGACAGCGCGCATCCTGGCCATTTCCAGCCTCCACGAGATGATTGTTGGATGGCTAAGGATGTCATCGACTCGGTGATTTTTCAATTTTTTCAGAATATTTTTTCATTTTTAGAAAACAAATGCTACCGCCTGAATTTATTTGGTTTTCCCTTTTCCAGTATTTGCGCCCGGAATTTCATGGAAAACTTTTTCATTGCTTTTTGGGAAAACGGGCCGACAATGCCGACCATGGAAACGACCGAAAAACGGCAACGTGGGCGCCCGCGTGCCTTCAATGGTCCGGCCGAAGCTTCCTCGGTACAGTCGCTCGACCGGGCCTTGCGCATTCTGGCCATTGTCGCGGACGGCAGCGGCCTGTCGCTGAGCGAGATATCGGCGCAAAGCGGGCTCGCCGCCTCCACCGCCTACCGCATGCTGACGACCCTCGAAAACCACGGCATGGTCGAGTTCGATACGTCTGACCAGCTCTGGTCGATCGGCGTCGAGACCTACCGCATGGGCGCGGCGTTCCTACGCCGCCGCAAGCTGGTCGACCGTGCCCGCATCGTCATGCAGGACCTGATGGAGAAGACCGGGGAGACTGCCAATCTCGGCGTCGCCGAGGACGACTGCGTAGTCTTCGTCAGCCAGGTCGAGACGCACCAGGCGATCCGCGCCTTCTTCCGGCCGGGCACGCGCAGTCCCTTCCATGCCTCGGGCATCGGCAAGGCGGTGCTGGCGCATCTCGAACCGGAGCGCGTCGGAGCCATCCTGCGCAAGGCGGGCCTGCAGCGCTATACTGACAGGACCCTTTCCGACATCTCCGCCCTCGCCCACGATCTGGCGGCCACCAAGCATCGCGGCTGGTCGGTCGACGACGAGGAGCGCCACCCCGGCATGCGTTGTGTCGCCGCCGCCATCTTCAACGAGTATGGCGAACCGATTGGCGGCGTTTCCGTGTCGGGGCCGACGGTACGGGTCACGCCCGACCGACTGGCGGAGATCGGCCCGCTGGTGCGCGATGCCGCAGCCGAAGTGACCAGGATGATAGGCGGCGTGGCGGTCAGTTGATCACGAAGCGCCTGCCTAGATGCTTGTAGCCGCCATGTCGAAGAAATCGACCACCATCGCCAGTCCGACATGGCGCACGCCGCTTGGGATTTGGCCGTCTTGCCTGGGTGCCCGAATGCATGCGAAAGGGCGCGAATGAGGACAATGGTTCAGCTTCTGCTTGCCGCTTCGCTTTGCGGATGCGTGGCGGCGACACCACGACCCGATACCGGCGGCCAACGGGTCAATCCAATTCCGATCTCACTCGCGCTGGAGGAGATCATCACGGCCGGTATCCGCCAGCGCCTGCCGAATCCGGCCTCCGCCAGGTTCGGAACCATGCTCGCCGGCGAGCGAACGCTCGATGGCCGCCAGGAGATCGTGGCCTGCGGCACAGTCAGCGCCAAGACCTTGTCCGGCGCCCAAGGCGGCGACAAGCCATTCATCGCCAAGGTCTACCCGGAAGCCGCAAGCAGCTTTGAACTGGTCGCGATGGGAGACGAGACGCAGGCTGCCCGGCTTCAAATTGGCGGGTCCTGCCGCGCGGCCGGTCTGCCGATCCTCGACACCGGCCCGAGGACGCACCTCTAGACGGGCGGTCTTCAAACGAGGAAGAGGGGCTGCCTCGCAACCCCTTTTTCCTGTTTGTCCACTTTCCTGTCGCTGGTCCTCAGAGCCGGCAGTAGTGGCTGTAGCCGTCATGGCCGATATAGGTGTCGGAGTCCGGATCGTAGCTCGCGTAACGCTCGAAGCAGCGACGGACGTGCCAGGAACCACCATCTTCATCGACATAGACCGTACGCGGCTGCTGCTGGGCAAGCAGGCTGCCGAGGACGAAACCGCCAACGCCGGCGGCGATGCCGATGCCGAGGTCGTGGTGATGCGAATGGGCCGCCGAGGGCTGGACGGTGCCGACCAAAGCGGTGGCGGCGACGGTGGACGCGATAAGGCCGGAAACGAGTGTGCGCTTGAACATGACGATCTCCTTGCTTCGTTGACCGAGGCGATCCATCCGCCTCTTGATCATCTGTCGCCGCGGCGTCGAAAAAGGTTCGACGGGGTTTTTATTTTTTCGAAGAATTTTCGAAGAAGCAGATAGCCGCAGCCTAAAAGGCTCGGCGCCCTCGCCGGTGTTGATCAACCAGACTCGTGCGCTTCAGGTACCTTTCGCCAATCAGGTCATCGTCCGTGACTGCGACAGGGAGGCCGCGTCAATGCAAAAGCAAAAAGGGCGGCCGAAGCCGCCCTTTCCTGGAACTGGTTTCTTCAGTCACGCGGCCAGGCCGCGCTCAGTAGACGATGATGTGGTGGTGGTGATGATGGTGATGGTGATGGCCGTAGACCCACCAGTAATCCGGGTAGTCCGGATAATCCTGGTAGTCGAGGTAGTCGTCGTAATGATCATGATGGTGATGCATGCCATGAGCCGACGAAGACTGTACGGTGCCGGCGAGCGCGCCGGTTGCAACGAAGATGGCGACGAGGGCGGAAACGAAACTGCGCTTGAACATGATGATCTCCTGGATCTTTGATCGAGGCGACCATTCGCCTCTGAAGATCAGTCGGCGCGGCCCGGCAAAAGGTTCGACAGATCCGGAGATTTTTTTGAAACACGGTTGGTGTGTAGTGAGCAGGCCATATCGGTTCGCGCCATGACCACTACTGACTATTCGCCACGGGCTCAGCCCAAGCCGGTGATATGGCGAAGCCAGAAGGCGAGCGCGATGAAGCCGATGATCGTCGTGACGCCCGTCCAGTCGACATTGGCCTTCTTCACGTCGCTGATGAGCTTCACCAGCAGCATCCACGCCACGATGACGATAGGGAGAATGATGACAAGCCTGATCATGCGACACTCCAGTCCGAAGCGATTGCACCTCGTCCTCATGTAGGAAGCGCGTTTGCGGATTTCAGCACGGACCATGGCGTCATCCACCACGACGGGGCCAAAAATGGAGTTTTGTCTTTACTGGCGCAACAAATATGCTAACCGAAGCGCCGTGCCCTTGTAGCTCAGCTGGTAGAGCAGCGGTTTTGTAAACCGAAGGTCGGCGGTTCGATTCCGTCCGGGGGCACCAGCAACATCAACAACTTAGCTAACGATTGCGTAACCATGTCTTGTGGCAGATGTCACCCTGGGTAACGTTTCGGGTGACAGAATCGTTATCCTAACGAAAAACCGTGGCCACCCAGCAGTCAGCCCTTCGTCCCCATCCTCTCCCGATCGAATCGGCCATAATCCGGGATGCAGGTGAAAAACGCCGGCCGCTGATCCCTTCCCGCCTGCTTGCACCGATCGCACCGAAACACCTTCACCAGGTCATTGTGCATGGCGCCGTGGTCGAGCCCCAGGCGGGCGCCTAGCGCCTGCAGGTCGAGCTGGGTGGAATGATTGCACATGGGATGACCGCAGGTGACGTAGAACGTCTCACGGCTGCGAATGGCGTCGGCGATGGTCTTGGACATCCTGTCTCGTTTTGGGACCAAAATGCTGGCATCTGTCTTGCATCGAAGAGATTGCCGGTTCCTCCACCGGCCTCCTGATGGGGATCAGGACGTAACTTTGCCGGGCTTGAGGCTTGGGGGCTTCGCCAGGCGATCTTTCTTCAAACGCAGCACCAGGTGCAGCTCGAATTAGAAATCGCCGCGCCGGGAATATGTTCCTATTGGCTGAGATTAGGCAACATCAAAAAAGGCCCGGAAGCCGAAGCCCACCAGTCTCAAAAAGAAAGACGCCCACCACGTTTTCCGCAGCGGGCGCTAGTTCGGGAGGAAATGAAAAACGCGTGCGGTCAAGGTTCCCCTTTACCCTCCATGACGATACGCTTCGCCTAGCTGGTTAATAAGCGCGCGCCAGTTGCAGCACCGCTTATCCAGGTTGCGTGACTTTTCCGCCACAGAAAGCCCGGCCACCTGCGCAGCCGGGCCACATTCCCGCAAATGAGGGAAAGTCAGAGGCCGCTGTAGCGCTCGTCTTCGGGCATGTCGCCGACGTCCTGCTCGCCGTCGTCAAGCGCCCAGCCGGCCGATCTCGTCATTGCGTGGTCTTGGTTCATGGCCATTGTCCAGCCAAGCGACGGCTCGCCCGTGCAGTCCTCGTTCATGCCGTCCTGATCGCCGAAGCCGCTGTCTTCCTGCTCTGTGTCCTCGTTCCAATGGCCTCCTATGGCGCCGCCATGGGCAGTCGAGGCGTCCAGCTCGTCGCCGCTGGGCTCGAGATCGCAGTCCACCTCCATCACGTCGAGCGCGGTGATCAGCGCCATGGACTGGTCAAGCAGTTCGTTGACACGGGCTTCGATCGCCTTGCGCCATGTGCGAGGGTCCATGCCCGAGGGCATCCCGAGCGGCTTCAGGGTTCCGACTGGCGCGTTCATGCCCACGCCTCCGGGCTGTCGATGTAGGCGATCCTGTCCCCTTTCCAATCGGTGATGTAGGCCCTGATCGTCGTCGAATCGACGCCGCTCTGCTGCATCTGCCAGACACGCTCGATCACAGTGTAGAACTGCTCTCGAAGGTTCTCGGCTATCTTGGGGGGCAGCTCGGCCAACCTCGCCTCGATGCTGGCCCACCGATCCGCGTGGCTGCGAAGCGGCTTTGTGGTGAGCGATATCACTGCCGGCAGGCCCTGAAGCGCTGTAGCGCCTGCCAGGGCGGGAAGAGCGGCAATTGCGCCGACGAGCATGGCACGGCGAGAAAAGCGCCCGGTGATCACGATGGCGCCTCGCTGTGGCCGCAAGGCATCGCTCCGTCGCCGCCGCCCGATATCTGGCAAGCGCCTCCTGCTGCACGCGCTCGCGCTCCAGCCTGAATTCTCCCGGCAGCGGCACCCAGCCCTTCGGCTTGAGCCGCATGCACCATTGCGGCCGACGATAGCCCCAATGCTCGATCGCGACGAGATCTGATCCGTCAAACCAGCATGAGACGTTCAGCTTGGCGAAGTGGAGGCACCGCGCCGCCCACCAGATTCGATCGATCTCAAGGTCGACGGCGCCCTCTTTCCACGGTGTCCACCCCTTGCCCGGCCGCTCTGTCAGCTCACAATCGCGCATGCCGCGGATGTTGCATAAGTTGCGATTTATCGGCAAGCCTCGGGCAAACTGCCATCGCGGCGCTGCGGAAGTTGACCGGCAGACGTTCCCGGTCCACCTTGAAGTGCATGGGGGGAAGGCTTTACGGGCTGGATGCTCTACGCGGGGTCGCGGCTTTAGCCGTGGCTACCTTCCATTTGGTGTTGACGTACGACCTCCCGCACGTTCCCATCGGCTTTTCGGTGGCCGTCGACCTGTTCTTCATCCTGTCCGGTTTCGTCATGACCAGGACCTACGAGCATCGCTTGCGGGACGGGCTGTCGACGCTTGGCTTCATCGGCCTACGATATCGCCGCCTATTCCTTCCGCTTGCCATCGGTTCGACCATCGGGCTCGCGGTAACGGCCGCCATGCTTGGCCCGTCGATCCCGATGGTGGTGTCCTATGCGCTGATCCTACTGTTTCTCCCAGCAGGCGGTCCAACGGCATTCGCCTTGAACGTCCCGACGTGGTCGCTGTTCGTGGAGATCATCGCCAACGCGCTTCATGGTGCGATCTTCGCGAGATTGTCCAATGCGCGGCTGCTCATACTGGCGGGGCTCTGCGGTGTTCTCGCCGCCGTCGACTTTGAAGGCCACCTGCACTGGGGAGCCGATATCGGGTCGATCCTGTGGCTTATCCCGCGTGAACTGACCTGTTACCTGGTCGGAATCTGGATGTTCCGCCGCTATGGCGACACCCCGCTCAGACATCATCCTGTTGCGGCGGTAGTCGCCTTGGCGATCCTGCTCAGTATCGGATCAAGCAATGCCAGCTTCGAAATCGCGGCGTTGCTCGCCTGCCCCTTCATCGTTCGGGCGTCTCTCGCCTTGCCGCGCGCACAATGGGCTGCCTGGGCCGGAGCATTGTCCTACCCGCTCTATGCCACGCATTATCCGGTCATACTCGTCGCGTTTTGGACCGGCCTTCATCCTGCCGTGGGCGCCGTGCTTGTGGCCCTCGTCGCGCTCGCGGTGACCCTGGTGTTCGAAATCCGGCGCGGCCGCTGACGATCAGCCAGGCGCTGCCCGGTTGAGCCCCGGCTGCCGCGCCGTGCTTGCATTTCCGCCAAAGCCGGATCATGCTGATAGGGCGGAGGAGGCCACCAGGCAGGTGGTTGAAAGGGTCAACAGCATGGAAGCCGTTTGTTACGTCCCCAGCGCATTCTTTTCGGTCTTCTTCGACCTCGCACTGGCGTTCATCGTCATGGGTCCATTCGCAGCTACGCGACTGCTTGTGTTGAGGATGCGCGAGAGGCCAGTCGAAGAGCAGCTTCAGTTCGCTTAGGCACCCTTACGCTTCCGTGCTCGCTACGAAAGAGGTATTTGCGCTATTGCTAATACAAGCACATGATAGCGCCGCCGGGAGGATCTCCGGCATGACCCGGCTGCTGTTGGATGATCCCCCAGATCCCCCTCCTGGTAGCCGGGTCGCCTCGAAGGCACCAATCTCACATTAGCAATCGCTTGACGAAGGCCTTGGCCGCGCCAGACTCATCGTATGGCAAAGGGCAGCTTCAACATCGGCGATGAGGTCGCCATCACCGCGAAGGTACGGGGTCGCGTGACAGAGGATCGCATCAGCGTGACGATCCCCTCCTACGATTTTCCGCACTCGATCTTCGACCGAACGACAAAGGTCGCGCACGGCCAGCCGATCGAACTGATCGGCAACGTTACGCACCTACTCGACAAAGACCGTGTGACGGTGAACCTGGGCATTCCCGTCACGGTCGATGCCACTGTCGTCAGGCTGGTGAACGCCTACAAGCCTCCAACGAGAAAGAAGCCGCTGGTGGACAAGCCGACTTAAATCAGCCGTTTTGCAAAGTGCGCGAGGCGCATGGAC
Coding sequences within:
- the bhcR gene encoding HTH-type transcriptional regulator BhcR, with protein sequence METTEKRQRGRPRAFNGPAEASSVQSLDRALRILAIVADGSGLSLSEISAQSGLAASTAYRMLTTLENHGMVEFDTSDQLWSIGVETYRMGAAFLRRRKLVDRARIVMQDLMEKTGETANLGVAEDDCVVFVSQVETHQAIRAFFRPGTRSPFHASGIGKAVLAHLEPERVGAILRKAGLQRYTDRTLSDISALAHDLAATKHRGWSVDDEERHPGMRCVAAAIFNEYGEPIGGVSVSGPTVRVTPDRLAEIGPLVRDAAAEVTRMIGGVAVS
- a CDS encoding BA14K family protein; this translates as MFKRTLVSGLIASTVAATALVGTVQPSAAHSHHHDLGIGIAAGVGGFVLGSLLAQQQPRTVYVDEDGGSWHVRRCFERYASYDPDSDTYIGHDGYSHYCRL
- a CDS encoding acyltransferase family protein, yielding MATFHLVLTYDLPHVPIGFSVAVDLFFILSGFVMTRTYEHRLRDGLSTLGFIGLRYRRLFLPLAIGSTIGLAVTAAMLGPSIPMVVSYALILLFLPAGGPTAFALNVPTWSLFVEIIANALHGAIFARLSNARLLILAGLCGVLAAVDFEGHLHWGADIGSILWLIPRELTCYLVGIWMFRRYGDTPLRHHPVAAVVALAILLSIGSSNASFEIAALLACPFIVRASLALPRAQWAAWAGALSYPLYATHYPVILVAFWTGLHPAVGAVLVALVALAVTLVFEIRRGR